In Kaistella faecalis, a genomic segment contains:
- a CDS encoding AAA family ATPase: MSELHQAEDIRQLTEKVREQNYFFTLLKQEINKAIIGQEYMVDRLLIGLLGNGHVLLEGVPGLAKTLAIKTLSDAVQGDFSRIQFTPDLLPADVVGTMMYNIKDNDFTIKRGPIFANFVLADEINRAPSKVQSALLEAMQEKQVTIGDETMPLPKPFLVLATQNPIDQEGTYLLPEAQSDRFMLKCTISYPEFEDERKIMKMVATSHQPEIKPVISLHNIMEAKNLINQIYLDEKIEKYILDMVFATRTPENYGLAELKNYISFGASPRASINLAIASRAMAFLKNRAFVLPEDVKEIAKDVLRHRIGLSFEAEAEEITADEIVDRILGKVQAP, encoded by the coding sequence ATGTCAGAACTACATCAGGCCGAAGATATAAGACAACTCACCGAAAAAGTAAGGGAGCAGAATTACTTTTTCACCCTTCTGAAACAGGAAATCAACAAAGCAATTATCGGACAGGAATATATGGTAGACCGCTTACTGATCGGTCTTCTGGGCAATGGCCATGTTCTTCTTGAAGGAGTTCCGGGGCTGGCCAAAACACTGGCAATTAAAACACTTTCAGATGCTGTTCAGGGCGATTTTTCCCGTATTCAGTTTACGCCGGATCTTTTGCCTGCGGATGTTGTAGGAACCATGATGTACAATATAAAAGATAACGATTTCACCATAAAACGGGGACCTATTTTTGCAAATTTCGTTTTGGCTGACGAAATTAACCGTGCTCCGTCCAAAGTACAGTCGGCGCTTTTGGAAGCGATGCAGGAAAAACAGGTCACCATAGGCGACGAAACCATGCCTTTACCAAAACCCTTCCTTGTGTTGGCAACCCAAAACCCGATTGATCAGGAAGGAACTTACCTTTTACCTGAAGCACAAAGTGACCGTTTCATGTTGAAATGTACCATCAGCTATCCCGAGTTTGAAGATGAAAGAAAGATCATGAAAATGGTAGCGACATCCCACCAGCCGGAGATTAAGCCTGTGATTTCACTCCACAATATTATGGAGGCGAAAAATCTCATCAACCAGATTTATCTTGACGAGAAAATTGAAAAATACATCCTCGATATGGTTTTTGCCACAAGAACTCCGGAAAATTACGGATTGGCAGAACTTAAAAACTATATCAGTTTCGGTGCTTCTCCTAGAGCTTCCATTAACTTGGCAATCGCTTCGCGGGCAATGGCTTTCCTGAAAAACAGGGCGTTTGTACTTCCGGAAGATGTGAAGGAGATCGCAAAAGACGTTCTGAGACATAGAATCGGACTGAGTTTTGAAGCGGAAGCGGAAGAAATTACCGCCGATGAGATTGTTGACAGAATCTTAGGGAAAGTTCAGGCACCCTAA
- a CDS encoding tetratricopeptide repeat protein, whose amino-acid sequence MIFSTSTFSAQKSYNTLIFEGNKDFEKKNYESSSSKYMEAIKVNEKDFTAHYNLGNSLYKRKMYAEATAEYEKAEKLSATIPDKAAALYNLGNAHMQTNNSKKAAELYKQALKQDPYNETIRKNYEIAMLKEKEKEEEKKQKNNSGGGGGNDENQEKNQGQEKGDTPQSQAGKGQQNKGEGEGDDPNKNKNSNSGKMPKDLENSILNRVENKERETAKRILNKNSYSMPQSNEKDW is encoded by the coding sequence TTGATCTTTAGCACGTCCACTTTCTCCGCGCAGAAAAGTTACAACACCCTTATTTTTGAAGGTAATAAAGATTTTGAGAAGAAGAATTATGAATCTTCCTCTTCTAAATATATGGAGGCAATAAAAGTTAACGAAAAAGATTTCACCGCGCATTACAATTTGGGAAACTCACTGTACAAAAGAAAAATGTATGCTGAAGCGACGGCAGAATATGAGAAAGCAGAAAAATTATCTGCTACGATTCCTGATAAAGCAGCAGCACTCTATAATTTAGGAAACGCCCATATGCAGACTAATAATTCAAAAAAGGCTGCAGAACTATATAAACAGGCATTGAAGCAGGATCCTTATAATGAGACCATCCGTAAGAATTATGAGATCGCAATGCTGAAAGAAAAAGAAAAAGAGGAAGAGAAAAAGCAGAAAAACAATTCCGGTGGTGGCGGTGGAAACGACGAAAATCAGGAAAAAAACCAGGGTCAGGAAAAAGGTGACACCCCGCAAAGCCAGGCAGGAAAAGGGCAGCAAAACAAAGGTGAAGGTGAAGGCGACGACCCCAATAAAAATAAAAACAGTAACTCAGGCAAAATGCCAAAAGACCTGGAAAACTCAATACTTAACCGTGTAGAAAACAAAGAAAGGGAAACCGCGAAACGAATCCTAAACAAAAATTCCTATTCGATGCCTCAGAGCAACGAAAAGGATTGGTAA
- a CDS encoding MarC family protein: MLDSFSLKETLTTTMVLFAVIDIVGSIPIIVSLKQKFGHIESEKAAIVSGILMISFLFIGNKILKFIGVDVNSFAIAGAFVIFIIAVEMILGIEIQKHQEAKSASIVPIAFPLIAGAGTLTTTLSLRAEYHDINIISGIILNTIFVYLVLKSANWIERKLGDGTLQVLQKVFGIILLAISIKLFTANFAQLFSTYVKF; this comes from the coding sequence ATGCTTGACTCTTTCTCTTTAAAAGAAACGCTTACTACCACTATGGTTCTCTTCGCCGTAATCGATATTGTGGGTTCCATTCCTATTATCGTAAGCTTAAAGCAGAAATTTGGGCATATTGAATCGGAAAAAGCTGCGATTGTTTCGGGTATTCTGATGATTTCCTTCCTTTTTATCGGGAATAAAATTCTGAAATTTATCGGAGTAGATGTAAATTCATTTGCGATTGCAGGGGCATTTGTGATCTTCATTATCGCTGTGGAAATGATTCTGGGCATTGAGATCCAGAAACATCAGGAAGCAAAATCCGCTTCTATTGTTCCCATCGCATTTCCGTTAATTGCTGGCGCCGGAACATTAACTACTACCCTGTCTCTACGTGCGGAATATCATGATATTAATATCATTTCAGGAATCATCCTCAATACAATTTTCGTATATTTGGTGCTGAAATCAGCGAACTGGATCGAAAGAAAACTGGGCGACGGAACTCTTCAGGTTTTACAGAAAGTTTTCGGAATTATTCTACTCGCAATTTCAATTAAACTGTTTACAGCCAACTTTGCACAGCTGTTCAGCACGTACGTTAAATTTTAA
- a CDS encoding BatD family protein, protein MKNRIPYILFLFSAVLTYGQVTLAISEVKEQKVNQPFNLTVLLEIAGENMEQETPLRMPDTSKFDIIGTASEQNTVVLDPKKGNVLNQLVYQMVLNPKQAGKFKFGSVLVTVNGKIYKTEPFEINVREGDKKSSVATANISDDLYLNMEIKDKTVYKNEPTIAVLRAYSRDYDNFRKVNNIQYPQHRNIRIKPVSFAKSEIESHSGIASQIIAVFMIFPSETGNIEVPPISASLGRAPKAEKISSNKVRLNVQKLPEGMPVHFKNAVGNFDITVANKNPAEIPQIEKPVNIAVEISGSGNFGTLHLPKILNSDDYVFFAPKISTKTSARKDGLIGNLVAEYVVIPKKTGPVTVRFEDFAYFNPEEKNYVDEGSKFIVLDVKTPEQIADAKSTLERVNDYTNNVLETVNTPVLQTHNLKVKDKSSINWKIVFGNLALMGALLSLFLVVRKKMTSRTLKPVMELKPITTIAETEEILRTQLSVQFDDSIEYLKKLAENKDYSKLLSAYDELHRDTKEIIGVNTESDFKKFLEKHKGQRFADDYRALSEQIQMEKYAPFHTDEHIDELLKSVIRLYSQIRQ, encoded by the coding sequence ATGAAAAATCGAATTCCATACATATTATTTCTCTTTTCAGCCGTATTAACTTACGGTCAGGTAACCTTAGCTATTTCTGAAGTAAAAGAGCAGAAGGTAAACCAACCCTTTAACCTTACTGTTTTACTTGAAATTGCCGGGGAAAACATGGAGCAGGAAACCCCGCTCAGGATGCCTGATACGTCTAAGTTCGATATCATAGGTACGGCTTCTGAACAGAATACCGTGGTTCTAGATCCTAAAAAAGGAAACGTACTGAACCAACTGGTTTACCAAATGGTGCTGAACCCAAAACAGGCCGGCAAGTTCAAGTTCGGATCTGTACTCGTGACTGTAAACGGCAAAATTTACAAAACTGAACCTTTCGAAATTAATGTAAGGGAAGGCGATAAAAAATCTTCAGTAGCCACAGCCAATATCTCAGATGATCTGTACCTCAACATGGAGATCAAGGATAAAACAGTCTATAAAAACGAACCCACTATCGCAGTTCTGCGGGCATATAGCCGCGATTACGATAATTTCAGAAAGGTTAATAACATCCAATATCCGCAGCATAGAAATATCAGAATAAAGCCTGTCAGCTTTGCCAAATCAGAAATTGAATCCCACTCGGGAATAGCTTCTCAGATCATTGCTGTATTTATGATTTTCCCTTCAGAAACAGGTAATATAGAGGTTCCTCCGATTTCTGCCTCACTAGGCCGAGCGCCAAAAGCTGAAAAAATATCATCCAACAAGGTAAGGCTGAATGTACAAAAACTTCCCGAAGGCATGCCGGTACATTTTAAAAATGCCGTAGGTAATTTCGATATTACAGTAGCCAATAAAAATCCCGCCGAAATACCACAGATTGAAAAACCTGTAAATATTGCGGTAGAGATTTCTGGCTCCGGGAACTTCGGTACTCTTCATTTGCCAAAAATTCTGAACTCAGACGATTATGTGTTTTTTGCCCCAAAAATCTCAACTAAAACCAGTGCCAGAAAAGACGGACTGATTGGTAATCTTGTAGCTGAATATGTGGTTATCCCCAAAAAGACAGGGCCAGTTACCGTAAGATTTGAAGATTTTGCCTACTTCAATCCGGAAGAAAAGAATTATGTGGATGAAGGCTCTAAATTTATTGTATTAGATGTAAAGACGCCTGAGCAGATTGCAGATGCAAAGTCAACACTTGAAAGAGTTAATGATTACACTAATAATGTTCTGGAAACGGTGAATACACCGGTGCTTCAGACCCACAATTTAAAAGTTAAAGATAAAAGCAGTATCAACTGGAAGATTGTTTTCGGCAATCTGGCATTAATGGGGGCACTACTTTCTCTATTTCTTGTGGTCAGAAAGAAAATGACCAGCCGTACCTTAAAACCTGTTATGGAATTGAAGCCTATTACCACCATTGCAGAAACCGAAGAGATACTCAGAACTCAATTGAGTGTTCAGTTTGATGACAGTATAGAATATTTAAAAAAATTAGCAGAAAATAAAGATTACTCTAAACTGCTTTCAGCGTACGACGAATTGCACAGAGATACAAAAGAAATCATTGGTGTAAATACTGAATCAGATTTTAAAAAATTTCTGGAAAAACATAAAGGCCAGCGATTTGCAGATGATTACCGTGCGCTTTCCGAACAGATTCAGATGGAAAAATATGCTCCATTTCATACGGATGAGCACATTGATGAACTTTTAAAATCGGTGATCCGTTTATATTCCCAGATTAGGCAATAA
- a CDS encoding BatD family protein: protein MKKILFLIFSVLNIFAFSQTLGSRLEKKTLALGEVVTFRVSISDLGGKDVVSSPKNELLPFHFEEIKDSISKRPDYYERVIEFAIFEEGKYTIPALDFNIGGQLFHTIPYEVEVINTAQKGDEINDIMKNKEVKLDVKDYWELYKWYILGLLILLALIFIIYYLVRYAKRRKNSPAVMTNQTLKDLENLKKKKFIENGDYRSFYVELIDISRNFITKQYKIPADVLLTDDLIDVMKLNNTISPENEKIVENIFLRGDLVKFAKTFPDQPTMQIDFNDMKTFVKRSSKDLEAEQLRTGV, encoded by the coding sequence TTGAAAAAAATATTATTTCTCATATTCTCTGTACTCAATATTTTTGCGTTTTCGCAGACATTGGGTTCCCGTCTCGAAAAAAAAACCCTGGCTCTTGGCGAGGTGGTAACCTTCCGGGTAAGCATTTCTGATCTTGGCGGAAAAGATGTTGTATCCTCACCGAAAAATGAATTGTTACCTTTTCATTTCGAAGAAATTAAAGACAGCATCAGCAAAAGACCAGATTACTATGAAAGAGTAATTGAATTCGCTATTTTCGAAGAAGGTAAATACACGATTCCTGCGCTCGATTTTAATATTGGCGGGCAGCTTTTCCATACGATTCCGTACGAAGTCGAAGTCATTAACACCGCTCAGAAGGGTGATGAAATTAATGACATCATGAAAAATAAGGAGGTAAAACTTGATGTTAAAGATTATTGGGAACTTTACAAATGGTATATTTTAGGTCTGCTGATTTTACTCGCTTTAATATTTATTATTTATTATCTGGTAAGATATGCCAAACGCAGAAAAAATTCGCCGGCGGTGATGACGAACCAAACGTTAAAAGATTTGGAAAATTTAAAGAAGAAAAAATTCATTGAAAATGGCGATTACCGCTCTTTCTATGTAGAATTGATCGATATTTCCAGGAACTTCATTACCAAACAGTATAAAATTCCGGCAGATGTCTTGCTGACCGATGATCTTATAGACGTCATGAAACTCAACAATACCATTTCCCCTGAAAATGAGAAAATAGTTGAAAATATTTTTCTGCGTGGCGATTTGGTGAAATTCGCCAAGACTTTCCCTGATCAGCCGACGATGCAGATCGATTTCAATGACATGAAAACTTTTGTGAAACGCTCTTCCAAAGATCTGGAAGCCGAGCAACTAAGAACAGGCGTGTAA
- a CDS encoding AMP-dependent synthetase/ligase has translation MNFAEFLNTNAEKFSIKPAIGFKKKDVWKEIHWRDFRRMVFKTANALKEAGISENDRVAIYSDNSAEWITFDLAILSLGAVTVPIYSTNNGPQAEYIINDAEAKIILVGNQEQYDASFEILNKENTLQQIIVAKKAIWIKKDRSIYFEDFIKKAEEHFDIVQKEDDDLATIIYTSGTTGVPKGVMLTHRNFHECIKAHFEFFKFKNFENETSLAFLPLTHVFERSWTLLSLYGGAKVYFLENTKLIAHALTEVKPTMMCAVPRFYQKIYAGVNEMVQNGSESKKKIFNWAMEIGSQVADLKRLEKSVPLSLKLKNNIADLLVFNKIKKKMGGKLWFMPCGGASVSPDVTRFFDALGVHMTVGYGLTETTATLTAFPFTQYEHGSAGIPLGDTQLKIGENDEILAKGSGIMKGYYKLPKETAEVFTEDGWFKTGDAGKFDEKGNLYITDRIKDLMKTANGKYITPQPIENLLSNNNYINQAMIVAEDKPFVTALIIPNFEALKEQLPKMNIPFTNWQEIVDSEKIKEFYREKLEEIQKSLSGFEKVKKFVLMPAEFEINTGEITPTLKVKRNVVMQKYAALIDKMYTA, from the coding sequence ATGAATTTTGCAGAATTTTTAAACACAAATGCAGAGAAGTTCTCCATAAAACCTGCAATAGGTTTTAAAAAGAAGGACGTATGGAAAGAAATACACTGGCGCGATTTCCGCAGAATGGTGTTTAAAACCGCAAATGCGCTGAAAGAAGCCGGAATTTCTGAAAACGACAGGGTGGCAATTTACTCCGATAACTCTGCAGAATGGATCACTTTTGATTTGGCAATTCTTTCTCTTGGCGCTGTTACTGTACCGATTTATTCCACAAACAATGGTCCACAGGCCGAATATATCATCAATGATGCGGAAGCAAAAATTATTTTAGTCGGTAATCAGGAACAGTATGACGCTTCTTTCGAAATTCTGAATAAAGAAAACACGCTGCAGCAGATTATTGTCGCCAAAAAAGCAATTTGGATCAAAAAAGACCGGAGTATTTATTTTGAAGATTTCATCAAAAAAGCTGAGGAACATTTTGATATTGTTCAAAAAGAAGACGATGATCTTGCGACCATTATTTACACTTCCGGAACTACGGGCGTGCCGAAAGGTGTTATGCTAACGCACCGCAATTTCCACGAGTGTATCAAAGCACACTTCGAATTTTTTAAATTTAAAAATTTCGAAAATGAAACGTCATTAGCTTTTCTACCGCTTACCCATGTTTTCGAAAGAAGCTGGACATTACTTTCACTTTACGGCGGCGCCAAGGTATATTTCCTCGAAAATACCAAACTTATCGCTCATGCTTTAACAGAAGTAAAACCTACAATGATGTGTGCAGTGCCAAGATTTTATCAGAAAATCTATGCGGGCGTCAACGAAATGGTGCAAAACGGTTCGGAATCAAAAAAGAAAATCTTCAACTGGGCAATGGAGATAGGGAGTCAGGTTGCTGATCTTAAGCGCCTTGAAAAGTCAGTTCCTTTAAGCTTAAAACTAAAAAATAACATTGCCGATCTTCTTGTTTTTAATAAAATCAAGAAAAAAATGGGTGGAAAGCTTTGGTTTATGCCTTGCGGCGGAGCTTCGGTTTCCCCTGATGTAACAAGATTTTTCGATGCTTTGGGGGTTCACATGACGGTAGGTTATGGACTCACTGAAACTACGGCTACCTTAACCGCTTTTCCCTTTACTCAATATGAACACGGAAGCGCGGGAATTCCGCTTGGCGATACGCAGCTCAAAATCGGTGAGAACGACGAAATTCTGGCAAAAGGTAGCGGTATAATGAAAGGCTATTACAAATTACCGAAGGAAACTGCTGAGGTTTTCACGGAAGACGGATGGTTCAAAACCGGAGATGCGGGTAAGTTTGATGAAAAAGGAAATCTTTACATTACCGACAGAATCAAGGATTTGATGAAGACGGCTAACGGAAAATATATCACGCCTCAGCCTATTGAAAATTTACTGTCTAATAACAATTATATTAATCAGGCAATGATTGTGGCAGAAGATAAACCTTTTGTCACAGCGTTGATTATTCCTAATTTCGAAGCGCTGAAAGAGCAGCTTCCTAAAATGAATATCCCGTTTACTAACTGGCAGGAAATTGTTGATTCAGAAAAAATTAAAGAGTTTTACCGCGAAAAACTCGAGGAAATTCAAAAAAGCCTTTCCGGTTTCGAAAAAGTGAAGAAATTTGTATTGATGCCTGCGGAATTCGAAATCAATACGGGAGAAATCACGCCGACATTAAAGGTGAAGAGAAATGTAGTAATGCAGAAATACGCAGCGTTAATCGATAAGATGTACACTGCTTAG
- a CDS encoding vWA domain-containing protein, which produces MAFDLLNLEFYSPWFLLLFVVFIPLIILDLRKKKRSGVRVPTVRNMQENKGIIFVLFLLKISKYIILTALIIAMARPRTFTISQDNDDSKGIDIMLSVDVSLSMLAKDLEPDRLTALKEIAKKFVDKRPGDRIGLVTYSGEAFTKVPVTSDHAVLLEELENLNPLELQPGTAIGEGLSVAVSHLRHSKSKSKIIILMTDGVNTIENAMPAQVGAQLAKSNDIKVYSIGIGTNGYALMPTATDIFGDLVFNEAEVKIDEPVLREIAQTTGGKYFRATSNQSLEEVYEEINQLEKTELKSTKLYNYQEYFRIFLWIALGVLILDALLRWFFYKFLS; this is translated from the coding sequence ATGGCATTCGATTTACTCAATTTAGAATTTTACAGTCCGTGGTTTTTACTGCTGTTTGTCGTTTTTATTCCTTTAATCATTTTGGATTTGAGGAAAAAGAAACGAAGCGGCGTGCGCGTTCCGACCGTTAGAAATATGCAGGAGAATAAAGGGATTATTTTTGTTCTGTTCCTGCTGAAAATCTCCAAGTATATCATCCTTACTGCGTTGATAATTGCGATGGCGCGGCCCCGTACATTTACGATTTCTCAGGACAACGATGACAGTAAAGGTATTGATATCATGCTTTCGGTGGATGTTTCGCTCAGCATGTTAGCAAAAGATCTGGAGCCTGACCGCCTTACGGCATTGAAGGAAATCGCCAAGAAATTTGTAGATAAAAGGCCTGGCGACCGAATCGGGCTGGTAACCTATTCTGGCGAGGCATTTACAAAAGTTCCAGTAACCTCAGACCATGCGGTTCTGCTTGAGGAACTTGAAAATCTGAATCCCTTGGAATTACAGCCTGGAACAGCGATTGGTGAAGGACTTTCCGTAGCGGTGAGCCATTTGCGACACAGCAAATCGAAATCGAAAATCATCATTCTGATGACCGACGGAGTGAATACGATAGAAAATGCAATGCCCGCGCAAGTCGGCGCCCAACTTGCAAAAAGTAACGATATTAAAGTATATTCGATAGGTATTGGAACCAACGGTTATGCTTTAATGCCGACAGCAACAGATATTTTCGGAGATTTGGTTTTTAATGAGGCGGAAGTTAAGATTGATGAACCCGTTCTGCGCGAAATTGCGCAAACTACCGGTGGTAAATATTTCCGGGCAACCTCTAACCAAAGTCTGGAGGAAGTTTACGAAGAAATTAACCAGCTCGAGAAAACGGAACTAAAATCTACCAAACTGTACAATTATCAGGAATATTTCAGAATATTTCTGTGGATTGCCCTGGGTGTTTTAATTTTGGACGCGCTGTTACGGTGGTTTTTTTATAAGTTTTTAAGCTGA
- a CDS encoding diphosphomevalonate/mevalonate 3,5-bisphosphate decarboxylase family protein, with amino-acid sequence MNDFTGNKNFNISSQTVSASCPSNIALIKYWGKYENQIPANPSISYTLNNCKTNTSMEFVADGKFSVQTFLSGNEEKKFAEKIEKYFRNIEEFLPWILKGKYIIRTENTFPHSSGIASSASGFGAIAKCLMELEQNFSGIQDCDFKVRKASFLARLGSGSACRSLYDGLVVWGTTKEVEDSSDLYAVQYPNNEIHEVFKSFNDWVLLIHEGAKSVSSTVGHGLMNTNPYAERRFREAHESFRTLKVILKNGDLQNFIKLVEHEALTLHAMMMMSEPAFILMKTGTLEVINKIWDFRKETGLPLFFTLDAGANVHLLFPADNEEDKIKEFIVKELLQHTQNNGVVKDVMKF; translated from the coding sequence ATGAACGATTTTACAGGAAATAAAAACTTCAATATATCCAGCCAAACGGTTTCGGCGAGCTGTCCTTCGAATATCGCACTCATCAAATACTGGGGAAAATATGAGAACCAGATTCCCGCGAACCCAAGCATCAGTTACACCTTAAATAACTGCAAAACAAATACGTCGATGGAATTTGTCGCGGATGGGAAATTTTCTGTACAAACCTTTCTTTCCGGCAATGAGGAGAAGAAATTTGCCGAAAAAATCGAAAAGTATTTCCGCAATATAGAGGAATTTCTTCCCTGGATTTTAAAAGGCAAATACATCATCAGAACCGAAAATACTTTTCCTCACAGTTCCGGAATTGCAAGTTCGGCGTCGGGATTTGGTGCGATCGCCAAGTGCTTAATGGAGCTCGAGCAGAATTTTTCAGGTATTCAGGATTGTGATTTTAAAGTGCGGAAGGCAAGTTTTCTTGCCAGATTAGGCAGCGGAAGCGCATGCAGAAGCCTGTATGACGGCCTTGTAGTCTGGGGAACAACGAAAGAAGTTGAAGACAGTTCTGATCTTTATGCTGTGCAATACCCGAATAATGAAATTCACGAAGTTTTTAAGAGTTTCAATGATTGGGTTCTTCTGATTCATGAAGGCGCAAAATCTGTAAGTTCTACGGTAGGTCACGGTTTAATGAACACCAATCCTTACGCGGAAAGAAGATTCCGCGAAGCACATGAAAGTTTCAGAACTTTAAAAGTAATTCTGAAGAACGGCGATCTTCAGAATTTTATTAAACTTGTTGAACATGAGGCGCTTACCCTCCACGCCATGATGATGATGAGTGAGCCTGCTTTTATACTGATGAAAACCGGTACGCTGGAGGTGATTAATAAAATCTGGGATTTCCGCAAAGAGACAGGTTTGCCGCTTTTTTTCACCTTAGATGCGGGTGCAAATGTTCATCTGCTTTTTCCTGCGGACAATGAAGAAGATAAGATCAAGGAATTTATTGTAAAAGAACTTTTACAACATACCCAGAATAACGGTGTAGTGAAAGACGTGATGAAATTCTAG
- a CDS encoding DUF58 domain-containing protein, protein MQIKDIIKKVKQIEIRTKKKSEATLMGQYHSAFKGQGMTFSEVRPYQFGDEIRRIDWNKTARFREPFVKVMEEERELTLMLLVDISASMDYGTKTQLKREFVAEIAASLGFSAAGNNDKVGLILFADKVYKVIPPQKGRKHILAIISNILTADYVPSESKIDGALQYMMNIFKKKSLVFMFSDFEDEYDLKILRVAARKHQLLGMRIYDDKDSEIPDIGYSLFQDSETGRQIWANTSSARWRYEFAEKQKQKVRAVTDDFENSSGNFMNINTGEDYSKFLYQYFRKR, encoded by the coding sequence ATGCAGATTAAAGATATCATCAAAAAGGTAAAACAGATTGAGATTCGGACTAAGAAAAAGTCGGAAGCTACTTTGATGGGTCAGTATCACAGTGCATTTAAAGGACAGGGAATGACTTTTTCTGAAGTCCGTCCCTACCAGTTCGGCGACGAAATCCGTAGAATCGACTGGAATAAAACAGCCCGGTTCCGCGAACCTTTTGTAAAGGTGATGGAGGAAGAACGCGAACTCACGCTGATGCTTCTGGTAGATATTTCAGCATCCATGGATTACGGAACCAAAACTCAGCTGAAACGCGAATTTGTCGCAGAAATAGCCGCAAGTTTAGGATTTTCAGCGGCGGGCAACAATGATAAAGTCGGACTGATATTATTTGCCGACAAAGTTTATAAAGTAATCCCCCCTCAAAAAGGCAGAAAACACATTTTAGCGATTATCAGTAATATTTTAACGGCAGATTATGTTCCGTCGGAATCAAAAATCGACGGTGCGCTGCAATATATGATGAACATTTTCAAGAAAAAATCGCTTGTTTTTATGTTTTCAGATTTTGAGGATGAATACGATTTGAAGATTTTGCGCGTGGCAGCCAGAAAACATCAACTTTTGGGAATGCGTATTTATGATGACAAAGACAGCGAAATCCCCGATATCGGATATTCGCTCTTTCAGGATTCAGAAACTGGCAGACAGATATGGGCAAACACTTCGAGCGCAAGATGGCGTTATGAATTCGCCGAAAAACAAAAACAGAAAGTACGCGCCGTAACCGATGATTTCGAAAATTCTTCCGGCAATTTCATGAATATTAATACTGGTGAAGATTATTCGAAATTCCTTTATCAGTATTTCCGGAAAAGATAA
- a CDS encoding vWA domain-containing protein, translating to MNWYLGNNWYLLLLLLLPLLGIIIAGYIKWKNRKKTVFAEARFQEELFEKKSGFSRFFPVLYLIATLFLILSIVDLLSGSEEVKTKQKMNNVIFLLDVSNSMNAQDVEQNRLTQAKNIIINTMFKMKNDKVGIVVFAGEASSIMPLTTDFTAAETYVGGVETSIVKIQGTDFLNGMKTTADKFKNIAKGSRKVVLISDGEDNEGNEKAAIKLANREGIHVVSVGIGTEEGAPIPEYVFGQLMGYKTDLTGQTVISKRQLNALKNIAEETGGSYVDGNNLDGATSQIIDALSKTSSSSETIVKSQNAIHYYQYFLGISILFFLIIFFTNPKRDFNI from the coding sequence ATGAATTGGTATTTAGGAAATAACTGGTATTTACTTTTGCTGTTGCTGCTACCGCTGCTGGGGATTATTATTGCCGGATACATAAAGTGGAAAAACCGCAAGAAAACTGTTTTCGCTGAAGCAAGATTTCAGGAAGAACTCTTCGAGAAGAAAAGTGGATTTTCCAGATTTTTTCCTGTTCTATATTTAATTGCTACCCTCTTCCTGATTCTTTCTATTGTAGATTTACTTAGCGGTTCTGAAGAAGTGAAAACGAAGCAAAAAATGAATAATGTTATTTTTCTTCTTGATGTTTCCAACTCAATGAATGCTCAGGATGTGGAGCAAAACCGCCTGACCCAAGCCAAAAACATCATCATCAACACGATGTTTAAAATGAAGAACGACAAGGTAGGGATTGTGGTTTTCGCCGGCGAAGCTTCGTCAATTATGCCTTTAACCACAGATTTTACGGCAGCTGAAACGTATGTTGGCGGTGTGGAAACCAGCATCGTAAAAATTCAGGGAACCGATTTTTTAAACGGCATGAAAACCACTGCAGATAAATTTAAAAACATTGCAAAAGGTTCCCGTAAAGTCGTTTTAATAAGTGATGGAGAAGATAATGAAGGCAACGAAAAAGCAGCCATAAAGTTGGCAAACCGTGAGGGAATTCATGTTGTATCGGTTGGAATTGGTACCGAAGAAGGTGCTCCGATTCCTGAATATGTTTTCGGACAGCTCATGGGTTACAAAACTGATTTGACAGGGCAAACCGTAATTTCTAAAAGGCAGTTGAACGCCCTTAAAAACATCGCTGAAGAAACCGGAGGTTCTTATGTGGATGGAAATAATCTGGATGGTGCCACCTCACAAATTATTGATGCACTTTCCAAAACTTCATCTTCATCCGAAACTATTGTAAAATCTCAGAATGCGATTCATTATTACCAATATTTTTTAGGCATTTCAATACTATTCTTTCTTATTATCTTTTTCACGAATCCCAAAAGAGACTTCAATATTTAA